Proteins encoded by one window of Scatophagus argus isolate fScaArg1 chromosome 8, fScaArg1.pri, whole genome shotgun sequence:
- the rpl10a gene encoding 60S ribosomal protein L10a, protein MSKVSRDTLYEAVKEVLQGSLAKPRKFVETVELQISLKNYDPQKDKRFSGTVRLKTLPRPKFSVCVLGDQQHCDEAKAAELPHMDIEALKKLNKNKKLVKKLAKKYDAFLASESLIKQIPRILGPGLNKAGKFPSLLTHNENMNTKVDEVKSTIKFQMKKVLCLAVAVGHVKMTEDELVYNIHLAVNFLVSLLKKNWQNVRALYVKSTMGKPQRLY, encoded by the exons TATGAAGCCGTGAAGGAGGTCCTGCAGGGCTCTCTGGCCAAGCCGAGGAA GTTTGTGGAGACAGTGGAGCTGCAGATCAGCTTGAAAAACTATGATCCCCAGAAGGACAAGCGTTTCTCCGGCACTGTCAG GCTGAAGACTCTCCCCAGGCCAAAGTTCTCCGTGTGCGTCCTGGGAGACCAGCAGCACTGTGACGAGGCCAAAGCCGCCGAGCTGCCACACATGGACATTGAGGCTCTCAAGAAActcaacaagaacaaaaagctGGTCAAGAAGCTCG CCAAGAAGTATGATGCTTTCCTGGCCTCTGAGTCTCTGATCAAGCAGATACCTCGTATCCTGGGCCCTGGGCTGAACAAGGCTGGCAAGTTCCCCTCCCTGCTCACCCACAATGAGAACATGAATACGAAGGTGGATGAGGTCAAATCTACCATCAAATTCCAGATGAAGAAG GTGCTCTGTCTGGCTGTAGCTGTTGGACACGTGAAGATGACAGAAGATGAGCTTGTGTACAACATCCATCTGGCTGTCAACTTCTTGGTGTCTCTGCTGAAGAAGAACTGGCAGAATGTACGCGCTCTCTACGTCAAGAGCACCATGGGCAAACCCCAGCGCCTCTACTAA
- the si:ch211-163l21.11 gene encoding inositol 1,4,5-triphosphate receptor associated 2 isoform X2: MNTQPDAETNSYCPSIMLDSEDSEEESSQEELPVTSWNELSIIERVGLNSVEMSEKDLETAFSQIALAFRCDQYTLKQRLQAEEHARNLAEENIQLELTRGRETLETLKGLCLDSKRSKILQRLELSLDILSGTVERISNTAEVLGAVHQEARVSRAVELMVAHVENLRRRHDRNVAELEEAKKVIQQQNSCRNIVDPRASPDPEESENRRKSSQQNSGRRRVSVSVISSKTQEKIKRDLKKRAAHGRSSSEKSIRSCPSPSQSSESSCSAMTKDDCYSVDDRPLDAEETQSEASVVQLPLQSSPIPNPECLPSKLLTTGKMQSKNSPPDTLRQRHKGRSSLSKKKADKEKRSKNIYRRFSLASYGSSWRQRPLARWLYRCRWALLCMYLFVLFCVITLTYFLLEAS; the protein is encoded by the exons ATGAACACTCAG CCGgatgcagagacaaacagctaCTGTCCTTCCATCATGCTGGACAGTGAGGACAGTGAGGAAG AAAGCAGCCAAGAGGAGCTACCGGTCACAAGCTGGAATGAGCTGTCCATCATTGAGCGTGTGGGCCTCAACAG TGTGGAGATGTCAGAGAAAGATTTGGAG ACGGCCTTCTCTCAGATCGCCCTGGCGTTTCGCTGTGACCAGTACACCCTGAAGCAGAGGCTGCAGGCGGAGGAACACGCCCGCAACCTGGCAGAAGAGAACATCCAGCTGGAGCTGACCAGAGGCAGAGAGACCCTGGAG acactGAAGGGACTGTGTCTGGACAGCAAGCGCAGTAAGATCCTGCAGAGGCTGGAGCTGTCCCTGGACATCCTCAGTGGGACGGTGGAACGAATCTCCAACACAGCTGAGGTGCTCGGTGCTGTGCACCAG GAGGCTCGAGTGAGTCGGGCTGTCGAGCTCATGGTGGCTCACGTGGAGAATCTGAGGAGACGACATGACAGAAAcgtggctgagctggaggaggccaAGAAGGTGATCCAGCAGCAGAACTCCTGCAGAAACATCGTCGATCCCAGAGCATCTCCAG ATCCAGAGGAAAGTGAAAATAGAAGGAAAAGCTCTCAGCAG AATAGCGGTCGTCGAAGGGTCAGTGTTTCAGTAATTTCCAGCAAAACCCAG GAGAAGATAAAGAGAGATTTGAAGAAGCGGGCTGCTCATGGAAGATCCTCCAGCGAGAAGTCCATCCGCTCCTGCCCGTCTCCATCTCAGAGCTCCGAGTCCAGCTGCTCTGCCATGACCAAGGACGACTGCTACTCAGTGGATGACAG GCCATTGGATGCAGAAGAGACTCAGTCAGAAGCTTCAGTTGTTCAGCTTCCTCTGCAGTCCTCTCCCATCCCCAACCCAGAGTGCCTGCCATCAAAACTACTGACCACCGGGAAGATGCAAAGCAAAAA TTCCCCCCCGGATACATTGCGACAGAGACACAAGGGCAGATCTTCCTTatcaaagaaaaaagcagacaagGAAAAAAGGAGTAAGAATATTTATCGACGATTCTCTCTGGCCTC GTATGGATCTTCGTGGAGGCAACGTCCCCTGGCTCGCTGGTTGTATCGCTGTCGCTGGGCGCTCCTCTGCATGTAcctctttgtgcttttctgtgtcataACGCTGACCTATTTCTTGTTGGAAGCTTCATGA
- the si:ch211-163l21.11 gene encoding inositol 1,4,5-triphosphate receptor associated 2 isoform X1: MFLSSFQPDAETNSYCPSIMLDSEDSEEESSQEELPVTSWNELSIIERVGLNSVEMSEKDLETAFSQIALAFRCDQYTLKQRLQAEEHARNLAEENIQLELTRGRETLETLKGLCLDSKRSKILQRLELSLDILSGTVERISNTAEVLGAVHQEARVSRAVELMVAHVENLRRRHDRNVAELEEAKKVIQQQNSCRNIVDPRASPDPEESENRRKSSQQNSGRRRVSVSVISSKTQEKIKRDLKKRAAHGRSSSEKSIRSCPSPSQSSESSCSAMTKDDCYSVDDRPLDAEETQSEASVVQLPLQSSPIPNPECLPSKLLTTGKMQSKNSPPDTLRQRHKGRSSLSKKKADKEKRSKNIYRRFSLASYGSSWRQRPLARWLYRCRWALLCMYLFVLFCVITLTYFLLEAS, encoded by the exons ATGTTTCTGAGTTCATTTCAGCCGgatgcagagacaaacagctaCTGTCCTTCCATCATGCTGGACAGTGAGGACAGTGAGGAAG AAAGCAGCCAAGAGGAGCTACCGGTCACAAGCTGGAATGAGCTGTCCATCATTGAGCGTGTGGGCCTCAACAG TGTGGAGATGTCAGAGAAAGATTTGGAG ACGGCCTTCTCTCAGATCGCCCTGGCGTTTCGCTGTGACCAGTACACCCTGAAGCAGAGGCTGCAGGCGGAGGAACACGCCCGCAACCTGGCAGAAGAGAACATCCAGCTGGAGCTGACCAGAGGCAGAGAGACCCTGGAG acactGAAGGGACTGTGTCTGGACAGCAAGCGCAGTAAGATCCTGCAGAGGCTGGAGCTGTCCCTGGACATCCTCAGTGGGACGGTGGAACGAATCTCCAACACAGCTGAGGTGCTCGGTGCTGTGCACCAG GAGGCTCGAGTGAGTCGGGCTGTCGAGCTCATGGTGGCTCACGTGGAGAATCTGAGGAGACGACATGACAGAAAcgtggctgagctggaggaggccaAGAAGGTGATCCAGCAGCAGAACTCCTGCAGAAACATCGTCGATCCCAGAGCATCTCCAG ATCCAGAGGAAAGTGAAAATAGAAGGAAAAGCTCTCAGCAG AATAGCGGTCGTCGAAGGGTCAGTGTTTCAGTAATTTCCAGCAAAACCCAG GAGAAGATAAAGAGAGATTTGAAGAAGCGGGCTGCTCATGGAAGATCCTCCAGCGAGAAGTCCATCCGCTCCTGCCCGTCTCCATCTCAGAGCTCCGAGTCCAGCTGCTCTGCCATGACCAAGGACGACTGCTACTCAGTGGATGACAG GCCATTGGATGCAGAAGAGACTCAGTCAGAAGCTTCAGTTGTTCAGCTTCCTCTGCAGTCCTCTCCCATCCCCAACCCAGAGTGCCTGCCATCAAAACTACTGACCACCGGGAAGATGCAAAGCAAAAA TTCCCCCCCGGATACATTGCGACAGAGACACAAGGGCAGATCTTCCTTatcaaagaaaaaagcagacaagGAAAAAAGGAGTAAGAATATTTATCGACGATTCTCTCTGGCCTC GTATGGATCTTCGTGGAGGCAACGTCCCCTGGCTCGCTGGTTGTATCGCTGTCGCTGGGCGCTCCTCTGCATGTAcctctttgtgcttttctgtgtcataACGCTGACCTATTTCTTGTTGGAAGCTTCATGA
- the si:ch211-163l21.11 gene encoding inositol 1,4,5-triphosphate receptor associated 2 isoform X3 produces the protein MFLSSFQPDAETNSYCPSIMLDSEDSEEESSQEELPVTSWNELSIIERVGLNSVEMSEKDLETAFSQIALAFRCDQYTLKQRLQAEEHARNLAEENIQLELTRGRETLETLKGLCLDSKRSKILQRLELSLDILSGTVERISNTAEVLGAVHQEARVSRAVELMVAHVENLRRRHDRNVAELEEAKKVIQQQNSCRNIVDPRASPDPEESENRRKSSQQNSGRRRVSVSVISSKTQEKIKRDLKKRAAHGRSSSEKSIRSCPSPSQSSESSCSAMTKDDCYSVDDRPLDAEETQSEASVVQLPLQSSPIPNPECLPSKLLTTGKMQSKNSPPDTLRQRHKGRSSLSKKKADKEKRSMDLRGGNVPWLAGCIAVAGRSSACTSLCFSVS, from the exons ATGTTTCTGAGTTCATTTCAGCCGgatgcagagacaaacagctaCTGTCCTTCCATCATGCTGGACAGTGAGGACAGTGAGGAAG AAAGCAGCCAAGAGGAGCTACCGGTCACAAGCTGGAATGAGCTGTCCATCATTGAGCGTGTGGGCCTCAACAG TGTGGAGATGTCAGAGAAAGATTTGGAG ACGGCCTTCTCTCAGATCGCCCTGGCGTTTCGCTGTGACCAGTACACCCTGAAGCAGAGGCTGCAGGCGGAGGAACACGCCCGCAACCTGGCAGAAGAGAACATCCAGCTGGAGCTGACCAGAGGCAGAGAGACCCTGGAG acactGAAGGGACTGTGTCTGGACAGCAAGCGCAGTAAGATCCTGCAGAGGCTGGAGCTGTCCCTGGACATCCTCAGTGGGACGGTGGAACGAATCTCCAACACAGCTGAGGTGCTCGGTGCTGTGCACCAG GAGGCTCGAGTGAGTCGGGCTGTCGAGCTCATGGTGGCTCACGTGGAGAATCTGAGGAGACGACATGACAGAAAcgtggctgagctggaggaggccaAGAAGGTGATCCAGCAGCAGAACTCCTGCAGAAACATCGTCGATCCCAGAGCATCTCCAG ATCCAGAGGAAAGTGAAAATAGAAGGAAAAGCTCTCAGCAG AATAGCGGTCGTCGAAGGGTCAGTGTTTCAGTAATTTCCAGCAAAACCCAG GAGAAGATAAAGAGAGATTTGAAGAAGCGGGCTGCTCATGGAAGATCCTCCAGCGAGAAGTCCATCCGCTCCTGCCCGTCTCCATCTCAGAGCTCCGAGTCCAGCTGCTCTGCCATGACCAAGGACGACTGCTACTCAGTGGATGACAG GCCATTGGATGCAGAAGAGACTCAGTCAGAAGCTTCAGTTGTTCAGCTTCCTCTGCAGTCCTCTCCCATCCCCAACCCAGAGTGCCTGCCATCAAAACTACTGACCACCGGGAAGATGCAAAGCAAAAA TTCCCCCCCGGATACATTGCGACAGAGACACAAGGGCAGATCTTCCTTatcaaagaaaaaagcagacaagGAAAAAAGGA GTATGGATCTTCGTGGAGGCAACGTCCCCTGGCTCGCTGGTTGTATCGCTGTCGCTGGGCGCTCCTCTGCATGTAcctctttgtgcttttctgtgtcataA
- the inavaa gene encoding innate immunity activator protein — translation MTAIENKEEISDTDSGIILHSGPDSPTSPVKDLSTHTRALKLKHQSLEEHLELCLLELRKLCIREAELTGKLPSDYPLMPDEKPPRVRRRIGASFKLDEGLIHLDKQDSELQALETDLALQQQIYEATRKLSLEEHLSKPQKKSRLQQCKREEKKVRELQEAVFQHRIKSECNSPCITISTSQSKDLGMSDDSSLSDVVALDDDVDSPSDLSPPVLDTSYSDPLQLSAQTLQLSQQSQSQLSVEYQRSPIQNSPWKESSLDQPYQKAPKPQSACSSRSSSPAGTQASGESCRIPLSQFIKNSALRHNHSTSAPSTPELHVRRQYSQSFRLPKGKPSVDKERLSSENNRGRARLPQRRCAADFMVRSPEYSPLRPYQSSSEDSSSEHSSSSSSSFNSSPGQDRPTEIPKLCPPPYGFHIGAQKKGLSSLTGKNTGQSQSSLSYARAMAEDGPLSPQDLDMACSPQQRQWQEGASPARRILKPPPPYTRLVRTPSLKEYPNHAIRLMPREIVSEELKSWHQRNQLQKLRPSCVDQQSSLSAKSPTSPHLPLFQQGSGNVILQRAADGTPIQWFIAEDAEIVSQV, via the exons ATGACAGCCATTGAGAATAAAGAGGAGAtcagtgacactgacagtgGGATTATCTTGCACTCTG gTCCAGACAGCCCAACGTCCCCGGTGAAAGacctgagcacacacaccagagcCCTGAAGCTGAAGCACCAGTCTCTGGAGGAGCATCTGGAGCTGTGCCTGCTGGAGCTCAGAAAGCTCTGCATCAGGGAGGCA GAGCTGACAGGTAAGCTGCCTTCAGACTATCCTTTGATGCCCGATGAGAAGCCACCCAGAGTCAGAAGGAGAATTGGGGCTTCCTTCAAACTGGACGAAGGTCTGATCCATCTGGATAAACAG GATTCAGAGTTGCAAGCGCTGGAAACTGACTTAGcccttcagcagcagatttaTGAGGCGACTCGCAAACTCTCCCTCGAGGAGCACCTCAgtaaaccacagaagaagagccGGCTCCAGCAGTgcaagagggaagagaagaaagtgagGGAACTGCAGGAGGCCGTGTTCCAGCACAGGATCAAGAGTGAGTGCAACTCACCGTGCATCACCATCTCAACCAGCCAAAGCAAAG ATCTGGGCATGTCTGATGACAGCTCCTTGTCTGATGTGGTGGCCCTGGATGATG ATGTGGACTCGCCCAGTGATCTCTCTCCGCCGGTGTTGGACACCTCCTACTCAGACCCCCTCCAGCTGTCAGCCCAGACCCTTCAGTTGTCCCAGCAGTCACAAAGCCAGCTCAGCGTGGAGTACCAGCGCTCCCCCATCCAGAATTCACCATGGAAGGAGTCCAGTCTGGATCAGCCTTACCAGAAGGCCCCTAAACCTCAATCTGCATGTAGCAGCAGGTCAAG TAGTCCTGCAGGAACCCAGGCATCTGGAGAGAGCTGTAGGATTCCCCTCTCGCAGTTTATCAAGAACTCAGCCCTGCGTCACAACCACTCCACCAGCGCCCCCTCCACCCCAGAGCTGCACGTACGCCGACAGTACTCCCAGTCCTTCAG ACTACCCAAAGGTAAGCCATCTGTTGACAAGGAGCGCCTCAGCTCGGAGAACAATCGAGGGCGAGCAAGACTGCCGCAGCGGCGTTGTGCAGCCGACTTCATGGTGCGTTCTCCAGAATACTCCCCCCTTCGCCCTTACCAGTCCAGCTCTGAGGACAGCAGCTCGGagcattcctcctcctcctcctcctcctttaatAGCTCTCCTGGCCAGGACAGACCAACTGAGATCCCAAAGCTCTGCCCGCCACCTTATGGATTCCACATTGGAGCACAAAAAAAGGGGCTCTCCAGCCTGACCGGCAAGAACACCGGCCAGTCTCAGTCCAGCCTCAGCTACGCCAGGGCCATGGCAGAAGATGGTCCCCTCTCCCCTCAAGACCTGGACATGGCCTGCAGCCCCCAGCAAAGACAGTGGCAAGAGGGAGCTTCGCCAGCCAGGAGAATCCtaaagcctcctcctccttacaCCAGGCTGGTGCGAACGCCCTCGCTGAAGGAGTACCCAAACCATGCCATCAGGCTGATGCCCAGGGAGATTGTGTCAGAGGAGCTGAAGTCCTGGCATCAGAGGAATCAGCTGCAGAAGTTAAGGCCAAGCTGTGTGGACCAGCAGAGCTCCCTGAGTGCCAAGAGCCCCACTTCACCTCATCTGCCCTTATTTCAACAG GGTTCAGGTAATGTGATCCTCCAGAGAGCTGCAGACGGAACTCCAATCCAGTGGTTCATCGCAGAGGATGCTGAAATCGTTAGCCAGGTGTAG